The genome window GATTACGGGCGTGAACGCGCCTGCGTCCTCGCACTCGCCGATGATGTCGAGCTGGCCGCTCCCGAAGTCGGTAAAGAGGACGGTCTCGTACTCCGTCGCGGCGATCGACTCGATGGCGGCTTCGTCGAGTTGTTTCTCGAAGACCGTCTCGAAGGGCAGTCCCGCGCGCTCGAGCGCGCTGGCGGCGATCGCGGCGCTGGTCAGTCCGTCGGCGTCGATGTGTGAGGCGAGCAACACGCGGTCGGCCTCGAGCAGACGGTTGGCACAGGCAACGGCGCGATCGGCGAGTTCGGGGACCGGCCCGGTCATAGCCTGGAGTGGGGCGTCATTTCCGATAAAGGTGCGGACATCTGCGTGGGTGGTCGCCTCCGAAGTCGTCTCTCGGACCGACACGACCTCGAAAGCCCCTGGCGACCTCGACTCGCGCGAAACGCCCTGCGCGCCTCGCTCGCTCCGCTCGCTTCGGTGCTTGGGGTTCCGGGCGTCGTCGACGCCGCCAGCCCCTTTCAGTCCCACCCGGCGGTGGTTGGTCAGGCGGTCGTAGGCGGTGATTAGTCGGGCGGTTGTAGAGGGTGGGTAGACGGGTGCCCAGAGGACGTAGAGAAATGGGGTGGCTACGAGCGGACGGCCTCGAGTGTCTCGCGTGCGAGGGCGTCGAACGTGGCTTCGTCGGGGACGACGTCGACGGGAACGCCACAGTGTTCGGCCCGGCGTCGGGTGGGTCCGCCGATGACGCCGACGACGACGTCCTCGAGTCCGGTGAGGGTCTCCTCGCGGATGCCGCGGGCGTCGGCGGCCTCGAGGAAGTGTTCGACGGTCAGCGGTGAGGTGAAACAGGCGGCGTCGAGGTCGCCGTCGGCGGCACGCTCGGCCGCGTGGCCGCTGCCGTCGGGTCTGGCGAGCCGGTAGAGGGTCGTCTCGTGGACGTACGCGCCGGCGGCCTCGAGACCGTCGGGCAACACGGGGCTGCCGTGGTCGCTGCGGGCGATCTCGACGCGTGCGCCGTCGACCTCTCCGTCCAGGGCCTCGACCATCCCGCTCGAGGTGTACTCCTCGGGGACGACGTCGACGTCGTAACCCGCTTCGCGGAGGGCGTCGGCCGTTTTTGGCCCGATCGCACAGACGAGCCCGTTGCCGTGGTCCCAGGCCGCCTCCGCGGCGAGTTCGACGCCGGTCGTACTCGTGAGGATCGCGTAGTCGGCGTCGCGTCGTGGCGTTTCCCCGGTCGGCTCGATCTCGAGCATCGGGTCGGCGACGGGGGTCGCCTCGAGCGACTCGAGGGTGGCGACGGCAGCCTCGATGCGCTCGTCGTCGGGTCGAAAGACGGCGACGGTGGGCCGGTCAGTCATTGGATACGCCTTCGCCTGACTGACTGTAGTCGTTGCGGAGAAAGTCGACGACCGATTCGCGCGTTCCGGCGACGCCGCCGATCACGGTTATCGCGGGGGGCTCGATACCGACCTCGTCACGGACGTCGACGATCGTCTCGAGGGTACCCGTGGCGATCTGCTGGCCGGGCCAGGTCGCCCGTTCGACGAGCGCGACGGGCGTCTCGGGGCTCAGGCCGCCGTCGATGAGCGCCTCGGCGTACTGGGGGAGTCGGGTGACGCCCATCAGGACGACGATCGTGCCGCCGGTTTCGGCCAGCGCCTCCCAGTTGACGGTCGATTCGGGTTTGGTCGGGTCCTCGTGACCGGTGACGAACGAGACGGACGAGGCGTGATCGCGATGGGTGACTGGAATGCCAGCGACGCCGGGCGCGGCGACCGCCGAGGTAACGGCGGGAACGACCTCGAATGGGACGCCGTGTTCGGCGAGGTACGCTGCTTCTTCACCGCCGCGGCCGAAGACGAACGAGTCGCCGCCTTTG of Natrarchaeobaculum sulfurireducens contains these proteins:
- a CDS encoding uroporphyrinogen-III synthase, with amino-acid sequence MTDRPTVAVFRPDDERIEAAVATLESLEATPVADPMLEIEPTGETPRRDADYAILTSTTGVELAAEAAWDHGNGLVCAIGPKTADALREAGYDVDVVPEEYTSSGMVEALDGEVDGARVEIARSDHGSPVLPDGLEAAGAYVHETTLYRLARPDGSGHAAERAADGDLDAACFTSPLTVEHFLEAADARGIREETLTGLEDVVVGVIGGPTRRRAEHCGVPVDVVPDEATFDALARETLEAVRS
- the cobA gene encoding uroporphyrinogen-III C-methyltransferase — its product is MSEDATPEPGTVYLVGSGPGDPELLTLKAKRLLEEADFVLHDKLPGPKIIELLPDDRRQDVGKRAHGNRTPQWEINERLVELSREGKRVVRLKGGDSFVFGRGGEEAAYLAEHGVPFEVVPAVTSAVAAPGVAGIPVTHRDHASSVSFVTGHEDPTKPESTVNWEALAETGGTIVVLMGVTRLPQYAEALIDGGLSPETPVALVERATWPGQQIATGTLETIVDVRDEVGIEPPAITVIGGVAGTRESVVDFLRNDYSQSGEGVSND